From one Bradyrhizobium sp. Ash2021 genomic stretch:
- a CDS encoding DHA2 family efflux MFS transporter permease subunit, with translation MADATTAPPSMMNTAAPPSERIAPRRLFAFLIMVFGMFMSILDIQIVSASLSEIQAGLSASSSEVSWVQTAYLIAEVIAIPLSGFLSRAFGTRLLFAISASGFTIASFLCGFCSSIEQMILWRAIQGFLGAGMIPTVFASAYTVFPRSKFYIVGPIIGLVATLAPTIGPTVGGIITDWMSWHWLFFINVVPGIGITIGVLILVDFDQPNFKLLEHFDWFGLFAMGGFLGSLEYVLEEGPQYEWLQDTSVAVCAAVCLFSAVAFFWRVLTAREPIVDIRTFTDRNFAIGCLISFCVGIGLYGLTYVYPRYLAEVRGYSALMIGETMFVSGITMFLTAPIVGRLMTKIDMRLIIAIGLITFAMGSYQMTWITRDYDFYELLIPQILRGIGMMFAMVPTNTIALGTLPPERVKNASGLFNLTRNLGGAVGLAVINQVLNERTDLHIVRLQERVNWGNATAVETLNMFTQRLQGVGDAALMAMKQLSQIVHRQAAVMGYGDAFFILTVFYISLSLLVTLLKKPAALPSGEPGH, from the coding sequence ATGGCTGACGCCACCACCGCTCCGCCCTCGATGATGAACACAGCGGCGCCGCCGTCCGAGCGCATCGCGCCGCGACGGCTGTTCGCGTTCCTGATCATGGTGTTCGGGATGTTCATGTCGATCCTGGATATCCAGATCGTGTCGGCGTCGTTGTCGGAAATCCAGGCCGGGCTCTCGGCCAGTTCCAGCGAAGTGTCGTGGGTCCAGACCGCGTATCTGATCGCGGAAGTGATCGCGATTCCCTTATCCGGATTTTTGTCGCGCGCGTTCGGCACGCGCTTGCTGTTTGCGATTTCCGCCTCCGGCTTCACCATCGCGAGCTTCCTGTGCGGCTTCTGTTCCTCGATCGAGCAGATGATCCTGTGGCGCGCGATCCAGGGCTTTCTGGGCGCCGGCATGATCCCGACCGTATTCGCGTCCGCCTACACGGTGTTTCCGCGCTCGAAATTCTACATCGTCGGCCCGATCATCGGTCTGGTGGCGACGTTGGCGCCGACCATCGGCCCGACCGTCGGCGGCATCATCACCGATTGGATGTCGTGGCACTGGCTGTTCTTCATCAACGTCGTTCCCGGCATCGGCATCACCATCGGCGTGCTGATCCTGGTCGATTTCGATCAGCCGAACTTCAAGCTGCTGGAGCACTTTGACTGGTTCGGCCTGTTCGCGATGGGCGGCTTTCTGGGCTCGCTCGAATACGTGCTGGAGGAAGGCCCGCAATATGAATGGCTGCAGGACACCTCGGTGGCGGTCTGCGCCGCGGTTTGCCTGTTTTCCGCGGTTGCCTTCTTCTGGCGGGTGCTGACGGCGCGGGAGCCGATCGTCGATATCCGCACCTTCACCGACCGCAATTTCGCGATCGGCTGCCTGATCTCGTTCTGCGTCGGCATCGGCCTCTACGGCCTGACCTATGTTTATCCGCGCTACCTCGCCGAAGTGCGCGGCTACAGCGCGCTGATGATCGGCGAGACCATGTTCGTCTCGGGGATCACCATGTTCCTCACCGCGCCGATCGTCGGACGGCTGATGACCAAGATCGACATGCGCCTGATCATCGCGATCGGCCTGATCACCTTCGCGATGGGCTCCTACCAGATGACCTGGATCACGCGCGATTACGATTTCTATGAATTGCTGATCCCGCAGATCCTGCGCGGCATCGGCATGATGTTCGCGATGGTGCCGACCAATACGATCGCGCTGGGGACCTTGCCTCCCGAACGGGTAAAGAACGCTTCGGGTTTGTTCAACCTGACGCGCAATCTCGGCGGCGCGGTCGGATTGGCCGTCATCAACCAGGTGCTGAACGAGCGCACCGATCTGCACATCGTGCGGCTGCAGGAGCGCGTCAACTGGGGCAACGCCACCGCGGTGGAGACGCTCAACATGTTCACCCAGCGCCTGCAGGGCGTGGGCGATGCCGCATTGATGGCGATGAAACAATTGTCGCAGATCGTTCACCGCCAGGCGGCGGTGATGGGCTATGGCGACGCCTTCTTCATCCTGACCGTGTTCTACATCAGCCTCAGCCTTCTGGTCACGCTGCTGAAAAAGCCCGCCGCATTGCCGTCGGGAGAGCCGGGGCACTAA
- a CDS encoding HlyD family secretion protein, with amino-acid sequence MAAARDQAARIVRTGPETAEGEAARDNSAHLAEQLRTHVAEETRRLPAEPPASPATEKPAAPPANAAAQAAPKSGKRKFVMMGVVALLALAAASYGTYYLLVGRFYVSTDDAYVRANNTTLGARVSGHVATIFPGDNAVVHTGDVIFKIDDGDYRIAVDAARTRIATQQATIDRIGRQVTAMESAVEQAKAQLVSAEAGLKRAGLDFDRQQALSTKGFASRATFEVSEAGRDQGVAAVKSAQAAFDAARDSVEVTKAQQNEARAQLAELQTQLAKAERDLDFTSVRAPVDGTFSNRLVNTGDFITAGQRLGNVVPLNDVFIDANYKETQLKRIRPGQPVTIKVDAYGLRKFEGTVDSISPAAGSVFTLLPPDNATGNFTKIVQRLPVRIRVPKGVATQNLLRAGMSVYTTVDTREGAADADSEVDLDSPLMIHPQ; translated from the coding sequence ATGGCCGCAGCGAGAGACCAGGCCGCACGCATCGTTCGCACCGGGCCGGAGACGGCAGAGGGTGAGGCTGCGCGCGATAATTCCGCCCATCTGGCGGAGCAGCTCCGGACTCACGTCGCGGAAGAAACCAGGCGGCTTCCCGCGGAGCCGCCCGCCAGCCCCGCGACCGAAAAGCCGGCCGCGCCGCCTGCCAATGCCGCCGCTCAGGCCGCGCCGAAATCGGGAAAGCGCAAATTCGTGATGATGGGCGTCGTCGCCTTGCTGGCGCTGGCCGCCGCGAGCTACGGCACCTACTACCTTCTCGTCGGGCGCTTCTATGTCTCGACCGACGACGCCTATGTCCGCGCCAACAACACCACGTTGGGCGCACGGGTGTCCGGCCATGTCGCGACGATCTTTCCCGGCGACAATGCGGTCGTTCACACCGGCGACGTGATCTTCAAGATCGATGACGGCGATTATCGCATCGCCGTGGATGCCGCGCGCACCAGGATCGCGACCCAGCAGGCCACCATCGATCGCATCGGCCGCCAGGTTACGGCGATGGAAAGCGCGGTCGAACAGGCCAAGGCGCAGCTCGTCTCCGCGGAAGCCGGGCTGAAGCGCGCCGGTCTCGACTTCGACCGCCAGCAGGCGCTGAGCACCAAGGGATTTGCCTCGCGCGCCACCTTCGAAGTGTCCGAAGCCGGCCGCGACCAGGGCGTTGCCGCGGTGAAATCGGCGCAGGCGGCGTTTGACGCCGCGCGCGACAGCGTCGAAGTGACCAAGGCACAGCAGAACGAGGCCCGCGCCCAGCTTGCGGAATTGCAGACACAGCTCGCCAAGGCCGAACGCGACCTCGACTTCACCTCGGTGCGTGCACCGGTCGACGGCACCTTCTCCAACCGCCTCGTCAACACCGGCGACTTCATCACGGCCGGCCAGCGGCTCGGCAACGTGGTGCCGCTCAACGACGTCTTCATCGATGCTAACTACAAGGAAACCCAGCTCAAGCGCATCCGCCCCGGCCAGCCGGTGACGATCAAGGTCGATGCCTACGGCCTTCGCAAATTCGAAGGCACCGTCGACAGCATTTCGCCCGCGGCAGGCTCGGTGTTCACGCTGCTGCCGCCGGACAACGCCACCGGCAATTTCACCAAGATCGTGCAGCGGCTGCCGGTCCGGATCCGGGTGCCGAAGGGCGTCGCGACGCAAAATCTGCTGCGTGCGGGCATGTCGGTTTACACCACCGTCGACACCCGCGAGGGCGCAGCCGATGCGGACAGCGAGGTCGACCTCGATTCGCCGTTGATGATTCATCCGCAGTAA
- a CDS encoding TetR/AcrR family transcriptional regulator — protein sequence MVAATPNPLHLVGDEDSSKRRQILDGARKVFMDLGFDGASMNEIARSAGVSKGTLYVYFADKNRLFEAIVEGEALEHGQVEFNFDPARDVATTLREFGKDYIELLCRPGGGSAIRTVMAIAERMPDVGRRYYERVLEKTINRLAEYLQAHVAPGDLAIEDCQLAASQFMEVCKASLFLPFVFQAAPAPSAERMHEVVESATRMFLAAYRAKAS from the coding sequence ATGGTTGCAGCCACCCCCAACCCGCTTCATCTGGTCGGCGATGAGGATTCCTCGAAGCGCCGGCAGATCCTCGATGGCGCCCGCAAGGTGTTCATGGATCTCGGGTTTGACGGCGCCAGCATGAACGAGATCGCGCGTTCCGCCGGGGTTTCCAAGGGCACGCTCTACGTCTACTTCGCCGACAAGAACCGATTGTTCGAAGCCATCGTCGAGGGCGAAGCGCTCGAGCACGGCCAGGTCGAATTCAATTTCGACCCGGCGCGCGATGTCGCGACCACGCTGCGGGAATTCGGCAAGGACTATATCGAACTGTTGTGCCGGCCGGGCGGCGGCTCCGCGATCCGCACCGTGATGGCGATCGCCGAGCGGATGCCGGACGTCGGCCGCCGCTACTACGAGCGCGTGCTGGAGAAAACCATCAACCGCCTCGCCGAATATCTGCAGGCGCATGTTGCGCCGGGCGACCTCGCGATCGAGGACTGCCAGCTCGCGGCGTCGCAGTTCATGGAAGTATGCAAGGCGTCGCTGTTCCTGCCGTTCGTGTTTCAGGCCGCCCCCGCACCCTCGGCCGAGCGCATGCACGAGGTCGTCGAAAGCGCGACGCGGATGTTTTTGGCGGCGTATCGGGCGAAGGCGAGCTGA
- a CDS encoding serine hydrolase domain-containing protein, translating into MLAAASIVIGIKAAEPGRAAGAQLPSEDGLQRITEFFDNEIAAGKLPGAVVLIQQHGKPIYLKCFGVRDVATHLPMTPDTIFALHSMTKPITSVAAMMLIDAGKLSLSDPASKYIPGFADVQVGVSSVAADGTHYLKLVPLDRPVTIEDLLRHTSGITYDYIGGKLIDRAYSESGLFDGQFDNKVFAERIARLPLARQPGTLWRYGHSTDVVGRIIEIVSGQSLYQFEKQLIFDPLGMTSTKFVLGSADERARMAEPLPGDTILKSAEADRRAHPEWESGGGGLVSSLTDYARFAQMILNGGQYDGKRHLSTRAFESMTTDHIGPDSGIARDYFYFPGDGFGYGYGFAVRTDPGNAKPPPPGSIGELKWDSGSGTYFGVDPKLDMVYILLEQTQNERERITPAFKKLVYDAFGAVN; encoded by the coding sequence ATGCTGGCGGCCGCATCGATCGTGATTGGCATCAAAGCGGCCGAGCCAGGCCGAGCGGCCGGCGCTCAACTTCCTTCGGAGGATGGACTTCAGCGTATCACCGAATTTTTTGACAATGAGATCGCCGCCGGGAAATTGCCGGGCGCCGTCGTCCTGATCCAGCAGCACGGCAAGCCGATCTATCTCAAATGTTTCGGCGTCCGTGACGTCGCGACCCATCTTCCGATGACGCCCGATACGATCTTTGCACTCCACTCGATGACAAAGCCCATCACCAGCGTCGCGGCGATGATGCTGATCGATGCCGGCAAACTATCGCTGTCGGATCCCGCCTCCAAATACATTCCGGGATTTGCCGACGTGCAGGTCGGCGTCAGTTCCGTCGCGGCGGACGGAACACACTATCTGAAGCTTGTGCCGCTGGACCGGCCGGTGACCATTGAGGATCTGCTGCGGCATACCTCGGGTATCACCTACGACTATATCGGCGGCAAGCTGATCGACAGGGCTTATTCGGAATCGGGCCTTTTCGACGGGCAGTTCGACAACAAGGTGTTTGCCGAGCGCATCGCCAGATTGCCGTTGGCGCGACAGCCCGGCACACTCTGGCGGTACGGTCATTCAACCGATGTCGTCGGCCGCATCATCGAGATCGTATCCGGGCAGAGCCTCTATCAATTCGAAAAGCAGCTCATCTTCGATCCGCTCGGCATGACCAGCACCAAATTCGTGCTCGGCAGCGCCGACGAACGCGCCCGGATGGCGGAGCCCCTGCCCGGTGACACGATCCTGAAAAGCGCAGAGGCTGACCGTCGCGCGCATCCGGAATGGGAGTCCGGAGGCGGCGGATTGGTGTCGTCGCTGACCGACTATGCGCGTTTTGCGCAGATGATCCTCAACGGCGGGCAATATGACGGCAAACGCCATCTCAGCACGCGCGCTTTCGAGTCGATGACGACGGACCATATCGGGCCCGACTCGGGGATAGCGCGCGACTATTTCTATTTTCCGGGCGACGGCTTTGGCTACGGCTACGGATTTGCGGTGCGCACCGACCCGGGCAACGCCAAACCGCCGCCGCCAGGGTCGATCGGCGAACTCAAATGGGACAGCGGCAGCGGGACCTATTTCGGCGTCGATCCGAAACTGGACATGGTCTACATCCTGCTGGAGCAGACCCAGAATGAACGCGAGCGCATTACACCTGCGTTCAAGAAACTGGTTTATGACGCATTCGGCGCGGTGAATTGA
- a CDS encoding type II toxin-antitoxin system VapB family antitoxin encodes MHLHIKNDEAHQLATELARLTGRKRK; translated from the coding sequence ATGCATCTGCACATCAAGAACGATGAAGCTCATCAACTTGCGACCGAACTCGCACGGCTCACTGGCAGGAAAAGGAAATGA